From a single Pseudomonas sp. A34-9 genomic region:
- a CDS encoding acyltransferase, with the protein MTNFKKPATTLGDMVKLRANNFDLLRLCAALIVLITHSFALTGKSSATWYSLFMGYEPGSLAVSAFFAISGFLIAGSLERRTFSEYWQARALRIIPALAVTSFVSALILGPIFTALPLDEYFQSSGTYRYLTNSIPYQTVFVLPGVFSDVTYPQTVNGSLWTIPIEAFCYVALAAIFFVGRRTFSLVVPVMALISAFFVWLFFHGPIAPITLFGTTEVLPVLRFGLMFLVGTFLWKYKDIVPFKGGIAAMCLVILLIGSRFGYTNLALFIALPYLLMYLAYRRPVFVDGMRKLGDLSYGTYLFAFPIQQALVSISHKSINGWWLAIATSVISMGLAWFSWRYIEKPAMQFKKKFSAPVVLERAA; encoded by the coding sequence ATGACCAATTTTAAAAAGCCAGCAACAACACTTGGCGACATGGTAAAGCTGCGTGCTAACAACTTTGACTTGCTCAGATTGTGCGCAGCCCTGATCGTCTTGATTACCCACAGTTTTGCGCTCACGGGGAAATCCTCTGCAACGTGGTATTCCCTGTTTATGGGCTATGAGCCTGGAAGCCTGGCAGTCAGTGCTTTTTTTGCGATCAGTGGTTTTCTGATTGCCGGTTCTCTGGAGCGCCGTACGTTCTCGGAATACTGGCAGGCGCGCGCTTTGCGCATTATTCCGGCACTGGCGGTCACTTCGTTCGTTTCCGCCTTGATATTGGGACCGATTTTCACAGCACTGCCGCTTGATGAGTATTTCCAGAGCTCTGGCACCTATCGTTATCTGACCAATTCGATTCCGTATCAGACCGTCTTCGTATTGCCTGGTGTCTTCTCGGATGTGACCTATCCGCAAACGGTGAATGGTTCGCTGTGGACAATCCCGATCGAAGCGTTTTGCTACGTGGCGCTGGCTGCGATCTTCTTCGTCGGGCGTCGAACTTTCTCGCTGGTTGTACCGGTAATGGCGTTGATTTCGGCGTTCTTTGTCTGGTTGTTTTTCCATGGCCCCATCGCGCCGATCACACTTTTCGGAACGACGGAGGTACTACCTGTTCTGCGCTTCGGCTTGATGTTCCTGGTCGGTACCTTCCTCTGGAAGTACAAGGATATCGTGCCATTCAAGGGCGGTATCGCGGCAATGTGTCTGGTCATCCTGTTGATCGGCTCACGATTCGGTTACACCAACCTGGCACTGTTCATTGCATTGCCGTACTTGCTGATGTATCTGGCTTATCGTCGTCCAGTCTTCGTTGATGGCATGCGCAAGCTTGGCGATCTGTCTTACGGCACCTATCTCTTTGCCTTCCCTATCCAGCAAGCGCTGGTGTCGATCTCCCACAAGTCGATCAACGGCTGGTGGTTGGCTATTGCCACCAGCGTGATCTCCATGGGGCTGGCGTGGTTCTCCTGGCGATACATCGAGAAGCCGGCGATGCAGTTTAAAAAGAAGTTCTCGGCACCGGTGGTGCTTGAACGAGCAGCCTGA
- a CDS encoding WxcM-like domain-containing protein has protein sequence MSDPRDFFVHDRAICESSTIGAGSRVWAFAHVLPNALIGAECNICDNVFVENDVIIGDRVTLKCGVQVWDGITIEDDVFVGPNVTFTNDKFPRSKIYPEAFARTIIRKGASLGANSTILPGITIGTSAMVGAGAVVTKSVPPNAIVVGNPAKIIGYVDAKPTDGALVENPVKVGKSDIYPCGVTLHRMMEAVDMRGSLSVGECGKDVPFEVKRYFLVTNVPTAETRGEHAHRECHQFLVAVKGTVHVVADNGKHRQEFVLDNHTLGLFLPAMTWGIQYKYSADAVLLVFASEHYMADDYIRDYDQFLIEKKQQAVS, from the coding sequence ATGAGTGATCCACGGGATTTTTTCGTTCATGACCGTGCGATTTGTGAATCGTCTACCATTGGCGCCGGCTCACGAGTCTGGGCTTTTGCCCACGTCCTGCCGAACGCCCTGATCGGTGCCGAGTGCAATATCTGCGACAACGTTTTTGTCGAGAACGACGTCATCATCGGTGACCGTGTGACGCTGAAATGCGGCGTGCAAGTCTGGGACGGCATCACCATTGAGGACGATGTCTTCGTCGGGCCCAATGTCACATTTACCAACGACAAGTTCCCACGCAGCAAGATTTATCCGGAAGCATTCGCCCGAACCATTATTCGTAAAGGTGCCTCCTTGGGCGCCAACTCGACGATTCTGCCCGGCATTACCATTGGCACTTCGGCGATGGTTGGTGCAGGCGCAGTGGTCACCAAATCTGTTCCGCCCAATGCCATCGTGGTCGGCAACCCGGCCAAAATCATCGGTTATGTCGATGCCAAGCCTACCGATGGGGCACTGGTAGAAAACCCGGTGAAAGTCGGAAAATCGGATATCTACCCTTGTGGCGTTACTTTGCACCGCATGATGGAAGCCGTCGACATGCGCGGAAGTCTGAGCGTTGGCGAATGCGGCAAGGATGTGCCGTTCGAAGTGAAGCGTTACTTCCTGGTGACCAACGTTCCGACGGCAGAAACCCGTGGCGAGCATGCTCACCGGGAATGTCACCAGTTTCTGGTAGCGGTCAAAGGCACAGTGCATGTCGTTGCCGACAATGGAAAGCACCGCCAAGAATTCGTTCTGGACAACCATACTCTGGGCCTGTTCTTGCCAGCGATGACCTGGGGAATTCAGTATAAGTATTCGGCAGACGCCGTCTTGCTGGTATTCGCCTCGGAACACTACATGGCCGACGACTACATCCGTGACTATGATCAATTCCTGATCGAGAAAAAACAGCAGGCAGTTTCGTAG
- a CDS encoding glycosyltransferase family 4 protein codes for MSSVWLVPVVFASAFTLTALLRRYALSKSLIDVPNDRSSHTIPTPRGGGVAIVVTFLAALCLLFMAGIIPSGLFLSALGAGAMVAIIGFMDDHGHIAARWRLLGHFAAAAWALYWLGGLPPLHAFGQVIDLGWPGTALAAFFLVWMLNLYNFMDGIDGIAGVEAVTVCLGVCVLSVLDNGAPLIGAPLLLAVAVAGFLVWNFPAARIFMGDAGSGFLGLILGILALEASWLSFQLFWGWLILLGVFIVDATFTLLRRLLRGEKVYEAHRSHAYQFASRRYGKHWPVTMAVGLINLLWLLPIAVCVARFQLDGATGLILAYAPLVFLAFKYQSGRAEQA; via the coding sequence ATGAGTAGCGTTTGGCTTGTGCCAGTGGTCTTTGCCAGTGCCTTCACTTTAACCGCGCTCTTGCGCCGTTATGCCTTGTCCAAAAGCCTTATCGATGTGCCTAACGATCGGAGCTCTCACACCATTCCAACGCCAAGGGGCGGAGGAGTGGCGATCGTCGTCACCTTTCTGGCTGCACTTTGTCTGTTGTTCATGGCGGGGATAATCCCGTCGGGGCTCTTCTTGTCGGCGTTGGGAGCGGGGGCAATGGTCGCGATCATTGGTTTTATGGATGATCATGGCCACATCGCCGCACGCTGGCGACTACTGGGGCACTTCGCCGCCGCTGCATGGGCTCTTTACTGGCTGGGAGGTCTCCCGCCGCTGCATGCGTTCGGTCAGGTGATCGATCTGGGATGGCCGGGGACGGCATTGGCGGCTTTTTTTCTCGTCTGGATGCTCAACCTCTACAACTTCATGGACGGTATCGACGGGATCGCCGGTGTCGAGGCGGTCACGGTGTGCCTTGGGGTATGCGTGTTGTCAGTGTTGGATAACGGCGCGCCGTTGATTGGTGCGCCGCTATTGCTGGCGGTCGCTGTGGCAGGCTTTCTGGTCTGGAACTTCCCGGCGGCACGGATCTTTATGGGCGATGCCGGCAGCGGGTTTCTCGGTCTGATTCTGGGCATTCTCGCGCTTGAGGCCAGCTGGCTCTCGTTTCAGCTGTTTTGGGGGTGGTTGATCCTGCTGGGGGTCTTCATCGTCGATGCGACGTTTACACTGCTGCGCCGCTTGCTGCGTGGCGAAAAGGTCTATGAGGCTCACCGCAGTCATGCCTATCAGTTTGCGTCACGTCGTTATGGCAAACATTGGCCTGTCACAATGGCAGTGGGTTTGATCAATCTGCTGTGGTTGTTGCCGATTGCAGTATGTGTCGCCCGATTCCAATTGGACGGGGCGACGGGACTCATCCTTGCGTATGCCCCTTTAGTTTTTCTTGCCTTCAAGTACCAGTCGGGCAGGGCGGAGCAGGCTTGA
- a CDS encoding ComEA family DNA-binding protein, producing the protein MRTGYFYSLIFAFLTSASIAAIAAPVAPVDSTKAPLVMDTAAPSQSAKVDLNDADAATLQKELAGVGEAKAKAIITYRETNGPFSSVDELLEVKGIGKAILDRNRDKLEVN; encoded by the coding sequence ATGCGTACCGGTTACTTTTACTCTCTGATTTTCGCTTTCCTCACCAGCGCCTCGATCGCTGCTATTGCTGCACCTGTTGCGCCGGTGGATTCGACCAAGGCGCCTTTGGTGATGGATACCGCGGCACCTTCCCAGAGTGCAAAAGTCGATCTCAACGATGCCGACGCGGCAACGCTGCAAAAGGAACTGGCGGGAGTCGGTGAGGCCAAGGCGAAAGCGATTATTACTTATCGTGAAACAAACGGGCCGTTTTCATCGGTAGATGAGTTGCTGGAAGTGAAGGGTATCGGCAAGGCGATCCTGGATCGCAACCGCGACAAGCTGGAAGTCAACTAA
- a CDS encoding GtrA family protein: protein MNLKKLLEIKFVRFLLTGGLNTGLTYVLYLVLLSFLPYIWSYSISYVCGIFLAFMLSRFFVFKEHQGLKSALLFPFVYVAQYALGVLIVWLWVKKLSLPEYLAPLAAIALTLPITYALSKLVFVKSNPAQ, encoded by the coding sequence ATGAATCTGAAAAAACTGCTGGAGATCAAGTTTGTCCGGTTCCTCCTGACCGGCGGGCTCAACACCGGACTGACTTACGTTCTCTATCTCGTTCTATTGAGTTTTCTACCCTACATCTGGAGCTACTCAATCAGTTATGTCTGCGGGATCTTTCTGGCGTTCATGCTCAGTCGTTTCTTCGTATTCAAAGAGCATCAGGGGCTGAAATCCGCGCTTTTGTTCCCGTTCGTGTACGTTGCGCAGTACGCTTTGGGCGTCCTGATTGTCTGGCTGTGGGTCAAGAAGCTGTCCCTTCCCGAGTATCTGGCCCCACTGGCAGCCATCGCACTAACGCTGCCGATAACTTATGCGTTAAGCAAACTTGTGTTTGTGAAAAGCAACCCGGCCCAATGA
- a CDS encoding glycosyltransferase family 2 protein, producing the protein MLSLVIPVYRNEESLPSLLKAVDNLNVELRGALEVVFVVDGSPDRSYEILRESLPLQNFASQLILLSKNFGSFMAIRTGLQHGKGTTFAVMAADLQEPPSLVLTMNRVLNTEPVDVVVGVRESREDPFLSKLASKTFWGLYKRYVVPEMPAGGVDMFGCNLEFRDNLLKLEERHSSLIAQIFWLGFRRQVVRYSRVAREHGKSAWTLRKKVNYLMDSVFSFTDLPIRLLIRIGAVGSALSALYGVSVILARLGGLIDVPGYAMTLFTITLLGSLNLLGLGVIGSYAWRTYENTKGRPLAIPMKVTEFGAIK; encoded by the coding sequence GTGCTTTCGCTCGTCATTCCGGTCTATCGCAACGAAGAATCACTCCCTTCACTGTTGAAGGCTGTCGACAACTTGAATGTCGAGCTTCGCGGGGCACTGGAAGTGGTGTTTGTTGTTGATGGAAGCCCGGATCGCTCGTATGAAATTCTTCGGGAAAGCCTGCCACTGCAAAATTTTGCGTCGCAGTTGATTCTATTGTCGAAGAACTTCGGCTCCTTCATGGCGATCAGAACAGGCCTGCAGCACGGTAAGGGCACGACATTCGCCGTCATGGCCGCCGACCTGCAGGAACCTCCGAGTCTGGTTCTGACCATGAATCGAGTCCTGAATACTGAACCAGTCGATGTTGTCGTCGGCGTGCGGGAAAGCCGTGAGGACCCTTTCCTGTCAAAGCTCGCTTCGAAAACGTTCTGGGGACTCTATAAACGCTACGTGGTTCCGGAAATGCCGGCCGGTGGCGTTGACATGTTTGGTTGCAATCTGGAGTTTCGCGACAATTTGCTGAAACTTGAAGAGCGGCATAGCTCATTGATCGCCCAGATTTTCTGGCTAGGCTTCCGTCGTCAGGTCGTTCGTTATTCCCGAGTGGCCCGAGAGCACGGAAAGTCCGCGTGGACGCTGCGCAAGAAAGTCAATTACCTCATGGATAGCGTTTTCTCTTTTACCGACCTGCCGATTCGATTATTGATCCGGATCGGCGCAGTAGGGTCGGCGCTTTCTGCACTCTATGGCGTCAGTGTCATTCTGGCTAGGTTAGGTGGCCTGATTGACGTGCCTGGCTACGCCATGACGCTGTTTACCATTACGTTGTTGGGCAGCCTCAATCTGCTGGGCCTGGGCGTCATCGGTTCTTACGCTTGGCGCACGTATGAAAATACTAAAGGGCGCCCGCTGGCTATTCCTATGAAAGTTACTGAGTTTGGAGCCATTAAATGA
- a CDS encoding nucleoside-diphosphate sugar epimerase/dehydratase, which yields MNRMREFLLGLPRRQKRLIQVLTDVCLVWLALWLAFIVRLGIDEMVNPFKVHLWLFICAPIVAIPLFIRFGMYRAVMRYFGNDALVVIIKAVSLSSLILALVVYWYSNHEAVVPRSIIFNYWWLSLVIIGGLRLCMRHYFMGDWFTAAQHVPFTNRDDGLTKVAVYGAGVAGNQLVAALRMGRVMRPVAFIDDDPGISDRSISGLQVYKPKHIQQMIDMTGAQEILLALPSSTRARRREILNLLEGFPLHVRSVPNFTDLASGRVRVQDIQEVDIADLLGRDAVPAQPDLLEHCITGKVVMVTGAGGSIGSELCRQIFSLQPTTLLLFEHSEFNLYSILSELEQRGCRESVRVKLLPILGSIRHQDKLLDVMKTWKVDTVYHAAAYKHVPMVEHNIAEGVLNNVIGTLNTAQAALQSGVSNFVLISTDKAVRPTNVMGSTKRLAELTLQALSREIAPVLFGDSSNISRVNKTRFTMVRFGNVLGSSGSVIPLFHSQIKSGGPLTVTHPKITRYFMTIPEAAQLVIQAGSMGQGGDVFVLDMGEPVKIVELAEKMIHLSGLSIRSERNPQGDISIEFTGLRPGEKLYEELLIGENVATTPHPMIMMANEDHLSWEVLKVRLTNLLAAVDADDYSRVRQLLRETVSGYTPDGEIVDWIYQQRRLEP from the coding sequence ATGAACAGAATGCGCGAATTCTTGTTGGGATTGCCTCGTCGCCAGAAACGATTGATTCAAGTGTTGACTGACGTATGTCTCGTCTGGCTTGCGCTGTGGCTGGCGTTTATCGTTCGTCTGGGCATAGACGAGATGGTCAATCCGTTCAAGGTGCACTTGTGGCTGTTCATCTGTGCTCCCATTGTGGCCATTCCGCTGTTCATCCGGTTTGGCATGTACCGGGCGGTGATGCGCTATTTTGGCAACGACGCATTGGTGGTGATCATCAAGGCGGTCAGTTTGTCTTCATTGATTCTGGCGCTGGTCGTGTACTGGTACAGCAATCATGAAGCGGTCGTGCCGCGCTCTATCATATTCAATTACTGGTGGCTGAGTCTCGTGATCATCGGCGGCCTGCGTTTGTGCATGCGGCACTACTTTATGGGGGACTGGTTCACTGCGGCCCAGCATGTGCCGTTCACCAATCGCGACGACGGGCTGACCAAGGTAGCTGTTTATGGGGCAGGTGTTGCGGGTAATCAGTTGGTAGCGGCACTGCGCATGGGCAGGGTAATGCGCCCGGTGGCCTTTATCGATGATGATCCGGGCATCTCGGATCGTTCGATTTCCGGCCTTCAGGTCTACAAGCCCAAACACATCCAGCAAATGATCGACATGACCGGTGCGCAGGAAATTCTCCTCGCGTTGCCGTCTTCCACCCGTGCACGACGCCGGGAAATTCTCAATCTACTGGAAGGCTTCCCGCTTCACGTGCGCAGTGTTCCCAATTTCACCGACCTTGCCAGCGGGCGAGTGAGAGTCCAAGACATTCAGGAAGTCGATATTGCCGATTTGCTGGGACGCGATGCGGTGCCGGCTCAGCCTGATCTGCTGGAGCACTGCATCACAGGCAAGGTTGTCATGGTTACCGGGGCAGGTGGATCCATTGGTTCTGAACTGTGCCGACAGATTTTTTCCCTGCAACCAACCACGCTTCTATTGTTCGAGCACAGCGAATTCAATCTTTACAGTATTCTTTCAGAGCTGGAGCAGCGCGGCTGCCGTGAGTCGGTCCGGGTCAAGCTGTTGCCGATCCTCGGTTCAATCCGTCATCAGGACAAGCTGCTCGACGTGATGAAAACGTGGAAGGTCGATACGGTTTACCATGCTGCAGCTTATAAACATGTTCCAATGGTCGAGCACAATATTGCTGAAGGTGTCCTGAATAATGTTATCGGCACCCTCAATACGGCACAGGCGGCGTTGCAGTCTGGCGTATCGAACTTCGTATTGATTTCTACTGACAAGGCCGTGCGTCCAACCAATGTGATGGGCAGCACCAAACGTTTGGCCGAGTTGACCCTTCAGGCGCTCAGCCGTGAGATTGCACCGGTATTGTTTGGCGACAGTTCGAATATTTCCCGTGTCAACAAAACCCGCTTCACGATGGTGCGTTTCGGCAATGTGCTGGGTTCTTCTGGTTCGGTTATTCCGTTGTTCCATAGCCAGATCAAGTCCGGGGGGCCTCTGACTGTTACTCACCCGAAGATCACTCGCTACTTCATGACTATCCCTGAAGCGGCACAGTTGGTGATTCAGGCTGGATCAATGGGGCAGGGCGGTGATGTTTTCGTGCTGGATATGGGAGAGCCAGTCAAGATCGTCGAGCTGGCGGAAAAAATGATCCATCTTTCGGGATTGAGCATTCGATCTGAACGCAATCCACAGGGGGACATATCCATCGAGTTCACCGGATTGCGTCCAGGTGAGAAGCTCTACGAAGAATTACTGATCGGCGAAAACGTTGCGACCACGCCACATCCGATGATCATGATGGCCAATGAGGATCATCTATCTTGGGAGGTGTTGAAGGTTAGGTTAACCAATTTGTTGGCGGCAGTTGATGCGGATGACTACTCCCGCGTCCGCCAACTCCTGCGCGAAACCGTCTCCGGCTACACCCCCGACGGAGAAATCGTTGACTGGATCTACCAGCAGCGCCGTCTCGAACCCTGA
- a CDS encoding glucosyltransferase domain-containing protein translates to MHTEFKTKAKTVLKWAALGAALTLVFTWVLLKSPILMPKLNIEVENFPAEKSQLYYKKLTPYSEQNSVFKKIDPSRTRFQFQLPFYDDELRWDPLENAEAFDLKSVSISLLAYRMNISMDDVNPSFQLQKTFRNNLYFFSAPPGSTDPQITIHINSAHLEKVRAYIAFMLAALLSLATIGWIVWHPIIMAYFQRDSSWGTHLKAAVKNDNFSVIEFTIFLSIGIILNLIPITNFFLSVDDEVGAFRTDPSVWIADGRWTAFLVEKFIFPLPVLPFVPNLFFYVCLAASYMLILRSHNLTFTKLTAFTYCVFVAHPVWWFIAEFYSNLPSTGLGVLCLSISLYIVSRIDLSTGANKTKLLALACASLLLAAAIGAYQSLVMFYLAIGMGIIIFSAKANTTPLPNALRPLFKRIALIAVVFLCGLVLYAFINKIAKHFYPANPGYLDSFLKLDALLENPLFITKLTVYEMFKIYTGSEQTFGVNFFISAIMLCLATLLLITQNTWKASARMMLFIAALLLSPFLLHFVTGGNNLPLRSMLAVSFISWFSVMVVLEYKGRIRALGLVLSASLVFQIVTINGQYTASTLLATNHDRLTAEEIYKQIAESNPRFDRNARAHIDIFGKLSFNSRYPSPDSSTMSASFFDWDDGNGNRMIKYMQLVGFRNVFPLQPIDRIALTPKFKDMPVWPAPGSVRLDNGVYLIKLSEKPDPTHAQYQ, encoded by the coding sequence ATGCACACCGAGTTCAAGACAAAAGCAAAAACCGTTTTAAAATGGGCTGCCCTCGGCGCAGCGCTAACTCTGGTGTTTACTTGGGTTCTCTTGAAAAGCCCGATTTTAATGCCCAAGTTAAACATCGAAGTCGAAAACTTCCCTGCTGAAAAATCGCAGCTTTATTATAAAAAGCTGACACCCTACAGCGAGCAGAACTCAGTTTTTAAAAAAATCGATCCATCAAGGACACGTTTTCAGTTCCAACTGCCGTTTTATGATGACGAACTTCGGTGGGATCCGCTCGAGAATGCCGAAGCCTTTGATTTGAAATCGGTTAGCATCAGTCTATTGGCGTATCGCATGAATATTTCGATGGATGACGTCAATCCATCCTTCCAACTGCAGAAGACCTTCAGAAACAACCTTTATTTTTTTTCTGCTCCGCCTGGATCGACAGACCCTCAGATCACCATCCACATAAATAGCGCGCACCTGGAAAAGGTTCGTGCCTATATCGCTTTCATGCTGGCGGCACTGCTCTCTCTCGCGACAATCGGCTGGATTGTCTGGCATCCGATTATCATGGCGTACTTTCAGAGAGACAGTAGCTGGGGAACACATTTAAAAGCCGCGGTGAAAAATGATAACTTCTCAGTTATTGAATTCACTATTTTTTTGAGCATCGGGATAATTTTGAATCTAATCCCAATCACCAATTTCTTCCTGTCGGTCGATGATGAAGTTGGCGCCTTTCGTACCGACCCCTCGGTCTGGATCGCTGATGGACGATGGACCGCATTCCTTGTAGAGAAATTTATATTCCCCCTGCCAGTCCTGCCGTTTGTGCCTAACCTGTTCTTCTATGTATGCTTAGCCGCTTCTTACATGCTGATTTTACGTTCGCACAATCTGACGTTCACAAAGCTTACGGCGTTTACTTACTGCGTGTTTGTTGCACACCCGGTCTGGTGGTTCATTGCAGAGTTTTACTCCAACCTACCGTCCACCGGCCTAGGGGTACTCTGTCTCTCCATTAGCCTTTACATCGTTTCTCGAATTGATTTATCTACCGGGGCAAACAAAACAAAACTTCTTGCGCTCGCTTGTGCAAGCTTGTTACTGGCGGCGGCAATCGGTGCTTATCAGTCCCTAGTGATGTTCTATCTGGCTATTGGCATGGGCATTATCATATTTTCTGCCAAAGCCAACACGACCCCGCTGCCAAATGCGCTGCGGCCGCTGTTCAAGCGAATAGCCCTCATTGCAGTGGTATTCCTTTGCGGCCTGGTTCTTTATGCTTTCATAAATAAAATTGCAAAACATTTTTACCCGGCAAATCCAGGTTACCTGGACAGCTTCCTAAAACTGGATGCACTGCTGGAAAACCCATTATTCATCACCAAGCTGACCGTTTATGAAATGTTTAAAATTTATACCGGATCAGAACAGACTTTCGGCGTCAATTTTTTTATCTCTGCAATCATGCTCTGCCTTGCAACCTTACTTCTGATCACGCAGAACACATGGAAAGCCTCCGCACGGATGATGCTGTTTATTGCAGCTCTACTCCTCTCGCCGTTTCTGCTTCACTTTGTTACGGGCGGGAACAACCTTCCATTGCGCTCGATGCTGGCAGTTTCCTTCATAAGCTGGTTTAGCGTCATGGTTGTTCTCGAATATAAAGGCCGAATTCGAGCACTTGGTCTAGTTTTAAGCGCCTCACTGGTGTTCCAGATTGTAACGATTAACGGGCAATACACAGCTAGTACCCTGTTGGCAACTAACCATGATCGATTAACAGCCGAAGAAATTTATAAACAAATAGCCGAATCCAACCCCCGATTCGACCGAAATGCCCGAGCACACATCGATATATTTGGAAAACTGTCATTTAACAGTCGATACCCGTCTCCTGACTCATCGACGATGAGCGCTTCATTTTTTGACTGGGATGACGGCAATGGAAATCGAATGATCAAATATATGCAGTTGGTTGGATTCCGTAATGTTTTCCCTCTGCAGCCGATCGATCGGATAGCACTGACGCCGAAGTTCAAGGATATGCCGGTCTGGCCCGCGCCTGGCTCTGTTCGCCTGGATAACGGTGTCTACCTGATCAAACTTTCAGAAAAACCTGACCCGACCCACGCGCAATACCAATAA
- a CDS encoding DegT/DnrJ/EryC1/StrS family aminotransferase encodes MEVNQTIPLFSAAAANAGIDFSEPLMRVVNRHWYIMGEEVKAFEREFSDYVGVETCISVANGSEALEIALLALGVGPGDRVVTVANAGFYSSTAIRAVGAEPVYVDVNEHSLTMCPASLEKALSRPAKVVIVTHLYGQLAEIETLVKMAKAAGAAVLEDCAQSHGARSSGGQCGSFGDLACFSFYPTKNLGALGDGGAIVTSSAEIAERLRTLRQYGWSTKYHVTTALGRNSRLDEMQAAILRIKLPLLDQWNEQRRHIARRYTEGLKGLPLTFPVSLESDFVAHLFVLRVAERESFTQYLKEHGVSTDVHYPVPDHWQTAYTLTEQFDLPVTETACSRLVSLPCFPGLTESQVDRVIEVVKNYFTQRP; translated from the coding sequence ATGGAAGTGAATCAAACCATTCCGTTGTTTTCTGCAGCCGCGGCGAACGCAGGCATCGACTTCTCCGAACCCTTGATGCGGGTAGTCAATCGACACTGGTACATCATGGGGGAGGAGGTCAAAGCCTTTGAGCGCGAATTTTCCGACTACGTAGGCGTTGAGACTTGCATCTCTGTCGCGAATGGCTCCGAAGCATTGGAAATCGCTTTGCTTGCGCTTGGCGTAGGCCCGGGTGATCGTGTCGTTACCGTGGCCAACGCCGGTTTCTACAGCAGCACGGCCATTCGCGCCGTGGGCGCCGAGCCGGTGTATGTCGATGTAAACGAACATTCGCTGACCATGTGCCCTGCCTCTCTGGAAAAAGCGCTGTCCCGGCCGGCCAAAGTCGTGATCGTCACCCACCTTTATGGTCAACTGGCTGAAATCGAAACGCTTGTAAAAATGGCGAAGGCGGCAGGTGCGGCGGTGTTGGAAGATTGCGCTCAATCTCATGGTGCAAGATCATCCGGCGGCCAATGTGGCTCCTTCGGCGATCTGGCCTGCTTCAGCTTTTATCCGACAAAAAATCTCGGGGCTTTGGGCGATGGAGGAGCAATCGTCACGTCCTCCGCCGAAATTGCCGAACGATTACGTACGCTGCGCCAGTACGGCTGGTCGACCAAATATCACGTCACCACAGCCCTTGGCCGCAACAGTCGTCTCGATGAAATGCAGGCTGCGATTCTTCGCATCAAGTTGCCTTTGCTGGACCAATGGAATGAACAACGCCGGCATATCGCTCGCCGTTATACCGAAGGGCTCAAAGGCCTTCCGCTGACATTTCCGGTAAGCCTGGAAAGCGATTTTGTCGCACACTTGTTCGTCTTGCGTGTAGCGGAAAGAGAGTCCTTCACCCAGTACCTGAAAGAGCATGGCGTCAGCACCGATGTTCATTACCCGGTCCCCGATCACTGGCAGACGGCCTACACGCTGACCGAGCAATTCGACCTGCCGGTTACCGAGACTGCGTGCTCTCGCCTCGTGTCCCTGCCTTGTTTCCCAGGGCTGACAGAATCTCAGGTAGACCGCGTCATTGAAGTGGTCAAAAACTACTTCACACAGAGGCCTTAA